A portion of the Ricinus communis isolate WT05 ecotype wild-type chromosome 10, ASM1957865v1, whole genome shotgun sequence genome contains these proteins:
- the LOC8283864 gene encoding subtilisin-like protease SBT5.4: MRFSRVSVVLLFFTVWCLVQPPAFAIKKAYVVYLGSHAHGPQVSEADLHAVTDSHYEFLGSFLGSPDEATDALIYSYRNQINGFSAMLEEEEAAEIAKHPKVVSVFLNQAKQLHTIHSWEFMMLERNGGVQPKSLWKKAKLGEDIIIANLDTGVWPESKSFSDEGYGPVSSRWKGSCENTTSAGVPCNRKLIGAKSYSRGYISYVGSLNSSLNNARDHEGHGSHTLSTAGGNFVPGTNVYGLANVTPKGGSPKARVASYKVCWPAVNNTGGCFDSDMMKAFDDAIHDGVDVLSVSVGGDPIDYFNDGIAIGSFHAVKKGVVVVCSAGNSGPTPGTVSNVAPWIITVGASTLDREFQTFVELHNGRRLKGTSLSKGMPESKLYPLISGAQGKAASAFEKDAELCKPGSLDPKKVKGKILACLRGDNARVDKGRQAAEAGAAGMILCNDKASGNEVIADPHVLPASHLNYADGLAVLTYINTSSNPLAYITTPTAATGVKPAPFMAAFSSIGPNTVTPEILKPDITAPGVNIIAAFTEATSPTDLEFDKRRVPYTTMSGTSMSCPHVSGVAGLLKKLHPDWSPAAIRSALTTTARSRDNTVHPMLDGSTFEKSTPFSHGSGHIRPNRAMDPGLVYDLGVNDYLDFLCALGYNETSIKALNDGEPYECPKSASLLDFNYPSMTVPKLRGSVTATRKLKNVGSPGKYQVVVKQPYGISVSVEPRALTFDKIGEEKSFKVTFRAKWEGAAKDYEFGGLTWTDGSHYVRSPIVVRSAV, from the exons ATGAGGTTTTCAAGAGTTTCGGttgtgcttttatttttcactgTCTGGTGTTTGGTTCAGCCACCAGCTTTTGCCATAAAAAAGGCATACGTGGTGTACCTGGGATCCCATGCTCATGGTCCTCAAGTTTCTGAGGCTGACCTTCATGCGGTTACCGATTCTCATTATGAGTTTCTTGGGTCCTTTTTAGGAAG TCCTGACGAGGCCACAGACGCACTTATTTACTCGTATAGAAACCAAATCAATGGATTTTCTGCAATGCTTGAAGAGGAAGAGGCTGCTGAAATTGCAA AGCACCCAAAAGTTGTGTCAGTTTTCTTGAACCAGGCAAAACAGCTGCACACAATACATTCATGGGAATTTATGATGCTGGAAAGGAATGGCGGTGTCCAACCTAAATCCTTATGGAAGAAAGCTAAACTCGGTGAAGATATCATCATCGCTAATCTTGATACTG GTGTTTGGCCAGAATCAAAGAGTTTTAGCGATGAAGGATACGGCCCAGTGTCATCAAGGTGGAAAGGATCATGTGAGAATACAACCAGCGCTGGAGTGCCTTGCAACAG GAAGCTTATTGGAGCGAAATCCTACAGCAGGGGTTATATTTCCTATGTTGGTTCTCTTAATTCGTCTCTGAACAATGCTCGTGACCATGAAGGACATGGAAGTCACACTCTATCAACAGCTGGTGGTAACTTTGTTCCTGGAACCAATGTGTATGGGTTGGCGAATGTAACTCCTAAAGGTGGTTCTCCTAAAGCTAGAGTGGCTTCTTACAAGGTGTGCTGGCCAGCAGTGAATAACACTGGAGGGTGCTTTGATTCTGATATGATGAAAGCATTCGACGATGCCATTCATGATGGGGTTGATGTGCTTTCAGTGTCTGTTGGTGGTGATCCTATTGATTACTTCAACGATGGTATTGCAATAGGTTCATTTCACGCTGTCAAGAAGGGTGTTGTAGTTGTCTGCTCTGCAGGAAATTCTGGACCGACACCTGGAACTGTCTCCAATGTTGCCCCTTGGATTATAACTGTTGGAGCAAGCACCTTGGATCGGGAGTTCCAAACTTTTGTTGAACTCCACAATGGGCGACGCCTTAAG GGCACAAGTCTTTCCAAAGGTATGCCTGAAAGTAAACTGTATCCCCTTATTAGCGGAGCCCAGGGTAAAGCTGCTAGTGCATTTGAAAAGGACGC TGAGCTATGTAAACCTGGATCATTGGATCCTAAGAAGGTAAAGGGTAAGATCTTAGCTTGCCTGAGAGGGGATAATGCAAGAGTTGATAAGGGTAGGCAAGCTGCTGAGGCTGGTGCAGCTGGGATGATTCTTTGCAATGATAAGGCAAGTGGTAATGAAGTCATTGCTGATCCTCATGTTCTTCCAGCTTCACATCTCAACTATGCAGATGGCCTTGCCGTCCTCACCTACATTAACACTTCCAG TAATCCTCTGGCATATATTACGACCCCGACCGCAGCGACTGGCGTAAAGCCTGCTCCATTCATGGCTGCATTTTCCTCTATAGGGCCAAATACTGTTACACCTGAGATCCTCAAG CCTGATATTACTGCCCCAGGAGTAAATATTATAGCGGCCTTCACAGAAGCAACAAGCCCTACTGATCTAGAGTTTGATAAGCGCAGGGTTCCTTACACAACTATGTCGGGTACATCTATGTCTTGCCCTCATGTTTCAGGAGTTGCCGGCCTTCTTAAAAAACTCCACCCTGACTGGAGTCCTGCTGCAATTAGATCAGCACTCACTACTACTG CAAGATCAAGGGATAACACTGTGCATCCAATGCTTGATGGATCAACTTTTGAAAAATCCACACCATTCAGCCATGGTTCTGGACATATAAGACCAAACCGTGCCATGGATCCAGGATTGGTCTATGACTTGGGCGTCAATGATTACTTGGACTTCCTTTGCGCCCTCGGCTACAACGAAACCTCAATTAAAGCTTTGAATGACGGTGAACCTTATGAATGTCCTAAATCAGCTAGTCTTCTCGATTTCAACTACCCTTCAATGACAGTCCCTAAATTGCGTGGCTCAGTTACTGCCACTAGAAAATTGAAGAATGTTGGTTCACCAGGAAAGTATCAAGTCGTTGTCAAACAACCCTACGGAATCTCAGTTTCTGTTGAGCCTAGGGCTTTGACATTTGACAAGATTGGAGAAGAGAAGAGCTTTAAGGTGACATTCAGAGCTAAGTGGGAAGGTGCTGCTAAGGACTATGAATTCGGAGGGCTAACATGGACTGATGGTTCCCATTATGTGAGGAGTCCTATTGTAGTGAGGAGTGCTGtgtag